One window of Bacteroidales bacterium genomic DNA carries:
- a CDS encoding outer membrane lipoprotein carrier protein LolA — protein MRIITNILIVFLILTGQSTFAQSKKSSEEILKQVSEKTKSFSSILISFTYNMDNPSAKVHESETGTLLVKGDQYRLDIAGQKVISDNKTVWTYIAEANEVQINAVEEDENVLTPTRLLTSYSEDYKSKLAGEITKDGRGQYVIELKPNADKSFTRVELNIDKELFRITRIAIQDKSGNTFSYLVNKFEPNVTVKDNDFIFNQNDYPGVEVIDMR, from the coding sequence ATGCGAATTATCACTAACATCCTCATCGTTTTCCTTATCCTTACGGGGCAATCAACTTTTGCCCAATCGAAAAAAAGTTCAGAAGAAATTTTAAAGCAGGTCTCCGAAAAAACAAAATCATTTTCCTCCATCCTGATCAGCTTTACTTATAATATGGACAATCCTTCAGCCAAAGTTCATGAGTCGGAAACCGGGACCCTTCTTGTAAAAGGCGATCAGTATCGCCTGGATATTGCGGGACAGAAGGTCATTTCTGATAATAAAACTGTCTGGACCTATATCGCAGAAGCCAACGAGGTTCAAATCAATGCAGTTGAAGAAGATGAAAACGTTCTTACACCTACACGTTTATTGACTTCATACAGCGAAGATTACAAATCAAAATTGGCGGGAGAAATTACGAAAGACGGGCGCGGTCAATACGTTATTGAACTTAAACCTAATGCTGATAAATCATTTACGAGGGTTGAACTGAATATCGACAAAGAGCTATTCAGGATTACACGTATTGCTATCCAGGATAAGAGCGGCAATACTTTCAGCTACCTGGTGAACAAGTTCGAGCCTAATGTTACTGTTAAAGACAATGATTTCATCTTCAACCAAAATGATTACCCGGGTGTTGAGGTAATTGACATGAGATAA